From Phragmites australis chromosome 5, lpPhrAust1.1, whole genome shotgun sequence, a single genomic window includes:
- the LOC133918576 gene encoding uncharacterized protein LOC133918576 has protein sequence MGDAGEEPLREVPDEIADEILLRLPSRSALARAAAACGDFRTLVSSPRFLRRHRALHPDKGALLGVFTFSLRPNGVGGGAAFHPAEPPHPAAAAARAVARAADFSFGFLPAGAGAEAPEWMVRDYRDGRFLLDRASAGTGSILFTELAVCDPLSRRYVLLPPIPDDLAAAVVNPLTVFYGRRRCEPFLTPAEAGEVEAEPSFTVIWTARCPRKVVAFAFSSRDGQWCALPSPDCFVWRRNRSPFSCPIHAVWNRRHYAHGRFYWVDCLTNRWLVLDTRAMELTVAEIPSPAGYWEEHVAVVEAPDGKVGVFAHDFYHGDGKAKLCYYTIEHDGEGGDAPRWQLEKTVPLPWPADYGRPFCVRDTANGCLVLEVSEDMPAFMASHRTRDVELFKIDVKCFQLERICQVQCAAGAAGERCLPYFGFPPLLSLPTV, from the coding sequence ATGGGCGACGCCGGCGAGGAGCCGCTCCGTGAGGTCCCCGACGAGATCGCGGATGAGATCCTGCTCCGCCTGCCCTCCCGCTCCGCCCTGGCGCGCGCCGCAGCAGCCTGCGGCGACTTCCGCACCCTCGTCTCCTCCCCGCGcttcctccgccgccaccgcgcgCTGCACCCGGACAAGGGCGCGCTCCTCGGGGTCTTCACCTTCTCCCTCCGCCCCAACGGCGTGGGAGGCGGCGCCGCCTTCCACCCCGCCGAGCCGCCCCACCCGGCCGCGGCTGCCGCCCGCGCCGTCGCCCGCGCCGCCGACTTCTCATTCGGATTCCtccccgccggcgccggcgcagaAGCCCCCGAATGGATGGTCCGGGACTACCGCGACGGCCGGTTCCTCCTCGACCGCGCGTCGGCCGGGACCGGGAGCATCCTCTTCACCGAGCTCGCCGTATGCGACCCCCTGTCCCGCCGCTACGTCCTGCTCCCGCCCATCCCCGACgatctcgccgccgccgtcgtcaaCCCGCTCACCGTCTTCTACGGCCGCCGCCGGTGCGAACCCTTCCTCACCCCTGCCGAGGCCGGCGAGGTGGAGGCGGAGCCGTCGTTCACCGTGATCTGGACGGCGCGGTGTCCGAGAAAGGTCGTCGCTTTCGCCTTCTCGTCGCGCGACGGGCAGTGGTGCGCGCTCCCGTCGCCGGACTGCTTCGTCTGGCGTAGGAACCGGTCGCCTTTCAGCTGTCCCATCCACGCCGTCTGGAACCGGCGGCACTACGCGCACGGACGCTTCTACTGGGTGGACTGCCTCACCAACCGGTGGCTCGTGCTCGACACCCGCGCCATGGAGCTCACCGTCGCAGAGATCCCATCACCAGCAGGCTACTGGGAGGAGCACGTCGCCGTCGTGGAGGCCCCGGACGGGAAGGTCGGCGTATTCGCGCACGACTTCTACCACGGCGACGGCAAAGCCAAGCTCTGCTACTACACCATCGAGCACGACGGGGAAGGCGGGGACGCACCACGGTGGCAGCTGGAGAAGACGGTCCCGCTGCCGTGGCCAGCGGATTACGGCCGGCCGTTCTGCGTCCGCGACACGGCCAACGGATGCTTGGTCCTTGAGGTCAGCGAGGATATGCCGGCGTTCATGGCAAGCCACCGCACAAGGGACGTCGAGCTGTTTAAAATCGACGTCAAGTGTTTCCAGCTGGAGAGGATCTGCCAGGTGCAGTGCGCCGCCGGTGCCGCCGGCGAGCGTTGCTTGCCGTACTTCGGCTTCCCGCCATTGCTGTCCTTGCCAACTGTTTGA